In Streptomyces sp. NBC_00483, a single window of DNA contains:
- the purD gene encoding phosphoribosylamine--glycine ligase has product MKVLVIGSGAREHALCRSMSLDPDVTALHCAPGNAGIAEVAELHAVDALDGAAVTVLAQELEADLVVVGPEAPLVAGVADAVRAAGIPVFGPSGEAAQLEGSKAFAKDVMAGAGVPTARSYVCTNAAEIDEALDAFGAPYVVKDDGLAAGKGVVVTGDIEEARAHAKACERVVIEEFLDGPEVSLFAITDGTTVVPLQPAQDFKRALDNDEGPNTGGMGAYSPLPWADPKLVGEVLDTVLQPTVDEMARRGTPFSGLLYAGLAITSRGVRVIEFNARFGDPETQVVLARLRTPLAGVLLASANGTLADLEPLRWSDDAAVTVVVASHNYPGTPRTGDPITGLDEVAAQDAPNAYVLHAGTKRDGESGAVVSAGGRVLSVTAVGGDLTQARERAYAAVDRIGLDGSQHRKDIAAKAASGQ; this is encoded by the coding sequence GTGAAGGTCCTCGTCATCGGCAGCGGCGCCCGCGAACACGCCCTGTGCCGCTCAATGTCCCTCGACCCCGACGTCACCGCCCTGCACTGTGCTCCCGGCAACGCAGGTATCGCCGAGGTCGCCGAGCTGCACGCGGTCGACGCCCTCGACGGCGCGGCGGTCACCGTCCTCGCCCAGGAGCTGGAGGCCGACCTCGTTGTCGTCGGACCCGAGGCACCCCTGGTCGCCGGTGTCGCCGATGCGGTCCGCGCCGCCGGCATCCCCGTCTTCGGCCCGTCCGGCGAGGCCGCCCAGCTGGAGGGCTCCAAGGCGTTCGCCAAGGACGTCATGGCCGGCGCCGGCGTGCCCACCGCCCGCTCGTACGTGTGCACCAACGCGGCGGAGATCGACGAGGCGCTCGACGCGTTCGGCGCCCCGTACGTCGTGAAGGACGACGGTCTCGCCGCCGGCAAGGGCGTCGTCGTGACCGGGGACATCGAGGAGGCCCGCGCCCACGCGAAGGCCTGTGAGCGCGTCGTCATCGAGGAGTTCCTCGACGGCCCCGAGGTCTCCCTCTTCGCGATCACCGACGGCACCACCGTCGTCCCGCTCCAGCCCGCCCAGGACTTCAAGCGCGCGCTCGACAACGACGAAGGCCCCAACACCGGTGGCATGGGCGCCTATTCGCCGCTCCCGTGGGCCGACCCGAAGCTGGTCGGGGAAGTCCTCGACACGGTGCTGCAGCCGACGGTCGACGAGATGGCGCGGCGCGGCACCCCGTTCTCGGGCCTGCTCTACGCCGGTCTCGCGATCACCAGCCGCGGCGTCCGCGTCATCGAGTTCAACGCCCGCTTCGGCGACCCCGAGACGCAGGTCGTCCTGGCCCGCCTCAGGACCCCGCTCGCCGGTGTCCTGCTGGCGTCGGCGAACGGCACGCTGGCCGACCTCGAGCCGCTGCGCTGGAGCGATGACGCGGCCGTCACCGTCGTCGTCGCCTCGCACAACTACCCCGGCACCCCGCGCACCGGCGACCCGATCACCGGGCTCGACGAGGTGGCCGCGCAGGACGCTCCGAACGCGTACGTGCTGCACGCCGGCACCAAGCGCGACGGCGAGAGCGGCGCGGTCGTCAGCGCGGGCGGCCGCGTGCTGTCCGTCACCGCGGTCGGCGGCGATCTGACGCAGGCCCGCGAGCGCGCGTACGCCGCCGTGGACCGCATCGGCCTCGACGGCTCGCAGCACCGCAAGGACATCGCCGCGAAGGCCGCTTCCGGCCAGTGA
- a CDS encoding N,N-dimethylformamidase beta subunit family domain-containing protein — MPPPRAHTPRWESGALAHAVTDPFGQGPLPWLRGSEHYFDDTGHVVPWYVDHVSQPGSRDIPAPRTSGPRTADDVHRQIKGFASTGAAAPGEAIDFHITVDPPQQFTVDIYRIGHYGGDGARKITTSPRLSGIVQPPPLTADRTVSCHHWWLSWRLHIPSYWNVGAYVAVLTTLDGYRSHIPFTVRDAEPADLLLLLPDITWQAYNLYPEDGRTGASLYHAWDEDGRLLGESEAAITVSFDRPYAGAGLPLHVGHAYDFIRWAERYGYDLAYADARDLHAGRIDPTRYRGLVFPGHDEYWSANMRRTTELARENGTSLVFLSANTMYWQVELGPSASGVPDRLLTCRKRRGPGKPTLWREIDKPEQQLMGIQYAGRVPDPHPLIVRNAEHWLWEATGAHEGDEIADLVAGEADRYFPRTSLPEHQDRILLAHSPYRDSDKARRHQETSLYRSPSGALVFASGTFAWSPALDRPGHVDPRIQRATANLLDRICKRD, encoded by the coding sequence ATGCCCCCGCCCCGCGCGCACACGCCCCGCTGGGAATCAGGCGCGCTGGCGCACGCGGTCACGGACCCGTTCGGACAGGGACCGCTCCCCTGGCTGCGCGGAAGTGAGCACTATTTCGACGACACCGGCCATGTCGTTCCCTGGTACGTCGACCATGTGTCGCAGCCCGGCTCCCGCGACATCCCGGCCCCCCGCACCAGCGGCCCCCGCACCGCCGACGACGTGCACCGCCAGATCAAGGGCTTCGCCTCGACCGGCGCTGCGGCCCCCGGCGAGGCGATCGACTTCCACATCACGGTGGACCCGCCCCAGCAGTTCACCGTGGACATCTACCGCATCGGCCACTACGGCGGCGACGGCGCCCGCAAGATCACCACGAGCCCGCGCCTGTCCGGCATCGTCCAGCCGCCCCCGCTGACCGCGGACCGCACGGTCTCCTGCCACCACTGGTGGCTCTCCTGGCGGCTGCACATCCCGTCGTACTGGAATGTCGGCGCGTACGTCGCCGTCCTCACGACGCTCGACGGGTACCGCTCGCACATCCCCTTCACGGTCCGCGACGCAGAGCCCGCCGACCTGCTGCTCCTGCTCCCGGACATCACCTGGCAGGCGTACAACCTCTACCCGGAGGACGGGCGGACGGGCGCCAGCCTGTACCACGCGTGGGACGAGGACGGCCGGCTGCTCGGCGAGAGCGAGGCCGCGATCACGGTCTCCTTCGACCGCCCGTACGCGGGCGCCGGCCTCCCCCTGCACGTGGGGCACGCCTACGACTTCATCCGCTGGGCGGAGCGCTACGGCTACGACCTGGCGTACGCCGACGCCCGCGATCTGCACGCGGGCCGCATCGACCCGACCCGCTACCGGGGCCTGGTCTTCCCGGGGCACGACGAGTACTGGTCGGCGAACATGCGCCGCACGACCGAGCTGGCCCGGGAGAACGGGACATCGCTCGTCTTCCTCTCCGCCAACACCATGTACTGGCAGGTGGAGTTGGGCCCGTCGGCGTCCGGGGTCCCGGACCGGCTGCTCACCTGCCGCAAGCGCAGGGGCCCCGGAAAGCCGACGCTGTGGCGGGAGATCGACAAGCCGGAGCAGCAGCTGATGGGCATCCAGTACGCGGGCCGGGTCCCCGACCCGCACCCCCTGATCGTGCGGAACGCGGAGCACTGGCTGTGGGAGGCGACGGGGGCGCACGAGGGGGACGAGATAGCGGACCTGGTCGCCGGTGAGGCCGACCGCTACTTCCCTCGGACATCGTTGCCCGAGCACCAGGACCGCATCCTGCTCGCGCACTCCCCGTACCGCGACAGCGACAAGGCCCGCAGACACCAGGAGACATCCCTCTACCGCTCGCCGTCCGGAGCGCTGGTCTTCGCGTCCGGGACGTTCGCCTGGTCCCCGGCCCTGGACCGCCCCGGCCACGTCGACCCCCGGATCCAGCGGGCGACGGCGAATCTCCTCGACCGCATCTGCAAACGCGACTGA
- a CDS encoding phosphoribosylaminoimidazolesuccinocarboxamide synthase: MSGFVEKPEPVQVPGLVHLHTGKVRDLYRNEAGDLVMVATDRISAYDWVLPSPIPDKGKVLTQLSLWWFDQLQDLIPNHVISQELPEGAPADWAGRTLVCKSLDMVPVEAVARGYLTGSGLVEYNESRTVCGLALPEGLEDGSELPAPVFTPATKAEVGEHDENVSYEEVARQVGADTAAQLRQSTLAVYSRARDIARERGIILADTKFEFGFDKDGSLILADEVLTPDSSRFWPADQWQPGRAQPSYDKQFVRDWLTSPASGWDRKSEQPPPALPDEVVTATRAKYIEAYELLTGLSWDA, from the coding sequence ATGTCCGGATTCGTCGAAAAGCCCGAGCCAGTACAGGTGCCGGGCCTGGTGCATCTCCACACCGGCAAGGTGCGGGACCTGTACCGGAACGAGGCGGGCGACCTCGTCATGGTCGCCACCGACCGCATCTCGGCCTACGACTGGGTGCTGCCCAGCCCGATCCCGGACAAGGGCAAGGTGCTCACGCAGCTGTCCCTGTGGTGGTTCGACCAGCTCCAGGACCTGATCCCGAACCACGTCATCTCGCAGGAGCTCCCCGAGGGCGCCCCGGCGGACTGGGCGGGCCGCACCCTCGTCTGCAAGTCGCTGGACATGGTCCCGGTCGAGGCGGTGGCCCGCGGCTACCTCACCGGCTCGGGCCTGGTCGAGTACAACGAGTCGCGTACGGTCTGCGGCCTCGCCCTCCCCGAGGGCCTGGAGGACGGCTCCGAGCTGCCGGCCCCCGTCTTCACCCCCGCCACCAAGGCCGAGGTCGGCGAGCACGACGAGAACGTGAGCTACGAGGAGGTGGCCCGCCAGGTGGGCGCCGACACGGCCGCCCAACTGCGCCAGTCCACGCTCGCCGTCTACAGCCGCGCCCGGGACATCGCGCGCGAGCGCGGCATCATTCTGGCGGACACGAAGTTCGAGTTCGGCTTCGACAAGGACGGCTCGCTGATCCTCGCCGACGAGGTGCTGACCCCGGACTCCTCCCGCTTCTGGCCCGCCGACCAGTGGCAGCCGGGCCGCGCCCAGCCGAGTTACGACAAGCAGTTCGTGCGGGACTGGCTGACCTCGCCGGCCTCCGGTTGGGACCGCAAGAGCGAGCAGCCGCCGCCGGCGCTCCCGGACGAGGTCGTCACCGCGACCCGCGCCAAGTACATCGAGGCGTACGAGCTGCTGACCGGCCTGAGCTGGGACGCGTAA
- a CDS encoding response regulator transcription factor, with product MSLRVLLADDEHLIRGALAALLALEDDLFVVAEAATGPEALAMARAHRPDVAVLDLQMPGADGVSVATSIRDELPDCRTMIVTSHGRPGHLKRALAAGVRGFVPKTVSAQRLAEIIRTVHAGNRYVDPELAADAISAGDTPLTAREAEVLELAADGAPVSEIAERAALSQGTVRNYLSSAVSKLGVENRHAAVRLARERGWV from the coding sequence ATGAGCCTGCGCGTACTGCTGGCCGACGACGAGCACCTCATCCGAGGGGCGCTCGCCGCACTGCTCGCGCTCGAGGACGATCTCTTCGTGGTCGCCGAGGCCGCCACCGGGCCCGAGGCGCTCGCCATGGCGCGGGCGCACCGGCCGGACGTCGCCGTGCTCGATCTGCAGATGCCGGGCGCCGACGGTGTGAGTGTGGCCACATCGATCCGGGACGAACTGCCCGACTGCCGCACCATGATCGTGACCAGTCACGGGCGTCCGGGGCACCTGAAGCGGGCCCTCGCCGCGGGCGTGCGCGGCTTCGTACCGAAGACGGTGAGCGCGCAGCGGCTCGCCGAGATCATTCGCACCGTGCACGCCGGAAACCGCTATGTGGACCCGGAGTTGGCGGCCGACGCGATCTCCGCGGGGGACACGCCGCTGACCGCGCGCGAGGCCGAGGTCCTGGAACTCGCGGCCGACGGCGCACCCGTATCGGAGATCGCGGAGCGGGCCGCGCTGTCCCAGGGGACGGTCCGGAACTATCTCTCGTCGGCCGTCTCGAAGCTCGGCGTGGAGAACCGTCACGCGGCGGTGCGTCTCGCGCGCGAGCGAGGTTGGGTATAG
- a CDS encoding sensor histidine kinase, which produces MRVRGSWRERSKVERVELQSRITLRFIHWFLLLGWSATPLLFAFRHDPVAYALGLALLLVGVLQCLLAPRHVGAALDQYLGRGAVPRREQIAAAVLVGLGLALVTALFAVDALDGVKDGAAVLLLPMLFVPVPFGFAYMLTVPPRAALRRWVAASVVMGGVFALAGATTGQAVGGAAMLAVAGPFCMMTARCSGWNLSVMLESERARETKARLAVAEERLRFGRDLHDVMGRNLSVVALKSELAVQLARRGKTEAAVEQMIEVQRIAQESQKEVRDVVRGYRQADLAVELAGAQGVLNAAGITCTVTGSAAGLPSDVQAALAWVVRETTTNVLRHGDAKACRVELATGDEGVVLTVENDGAGDVVATGRGSGLAGLRERLAAVDGTLESGAVRKGVFRVRVSVPVTGLVDEAAPRKQEAAR; this is translated from the coding sequence GTGCGGGTGCGAGGGAGCTGGCGGGAGCGCAGCAAGGTCGAACGGGTCGAGCTGCAGAGTCGGATCACGCTGCGCTTCATCCACTGGTTCCTGCTTCTCGGCTGGTCGGCGACCCCGCTGCTCTTCGCCTTCCGGCACGACCCCGTCGCCTACGCACTGGGGCTCGCCCTCCTCCTGGTGGGCGTGTTGCAGTGCCTGCTGGCGCCCCGGCACGTCGGGGCCGCCCTCGACCAGTACCTGGGGCGCGGCGCCGTGCCGCGCCGCGAGCAGATCGCGGCTGCCGTGCTCGTCGGACTCGGCCTGGCCCTCGTCACCGCGCTCTTCGCGGTGGACGCCCTGGACGGGGTGAAGGACGGCGCGGCGGTGCTGCTGCTTCCGATGCTGTTCGTGCCGGTGCCGTTCGGGTTCGCGTACATGCTGACGGTGCCGCCGCGGGCGGCACTGCGGCGGTGGGTCGCCGCGAGCGTGGTGATGGGCGGAGTATTCGCGCTCGCCGGGGCGACGACGGGCCAGGCCGTCGGCGGCGCCGCAATGCTGGCCGTGGCCGGCCCCTTCTGCATGATGACCGCGCGGTGCAGCGGCTGGAACCTCTCCGTCATGTTGGAGTCGGAGCGGGCCCGCGAGACCAAGGCCCGGCTCGCCGTCGCCGAGGAGCGGCTGCGGTTCGGGCGCGATCTGCACGACGTGATGGGGCGCAATCTGTCCGTCGTCGCGCTCAAGAGCGAGCTCGCGGTGCAGCTCGCGCGGCGCGGGAAGACCGAGGCGGCCGTGGAGCAGATGATCGAAGTGCAGCGCATCGCGCAGGAGTCGCAGAAGGAGGTGCGTGATGTCGTACGCGGATATCGCCAGGCCGACCTCGCGGTCGAACTCGCCGGTGCGCAGGGCGTGTTGAACGCCGCCGGGATCACCTGCACGGTGACGGGCTCGGCGGCCGGTCTGCCCTCCGACGTCCAGGCGGCGCTCGCCTGGGTGGTGCGGGAGACCACCACGAACGTATTGCGGCACGGCGACGCGAAGGCCTGCCGGGTGGAGTTGGCGACCGGGGACGAGGGTGTGGTGCTGACCGTGGAGAACGACGGGGCGGGCGATGTCGTCGCGACCGGTCGCGGATCCGGACTCGCGGGGCTGCGGGAGCGACTCGCCGCGGTGGACGGGACGTTGGAGTCGGGAGCGGTCCGCAAAGGGGTGTTTCGCGTGAGGGTGTCCGTACCGGTGACCGGGCTCGTGGACGAGGCGGCGCCGCGGAAACAGGAGGCCGCCCGATGA
- a CDS encoding ABC transporter permease, with product MSTATSTGTGTSTGTAARTTTSAGRLGALARAEFTLLGRSKGVLFTAVFVPLVLPFSVSRTVDKGDLQGAGLNIGTVMASSAIAFSLLFAVYSSLVSVYASRREELVLKRLRTGELRDLEILSGAAVPSVVIGLVQCAAVAVVCAFALDAGAPDAPQLVLLGVLLGIPLCVALAALTTVFSRSVESAQVAAMPMLLVSMAGSGAVVPLEVLPDKMAAVCELLPLTSALTLVRGGWSGSLSGGESVKAIVIAVAWILVAVFAVQKRFRWEPRR from the coding sequence ATGAGTACGGCTACGAGTACGGGTACAGGTACGAGTACGGGTACGGCAGCACGGACGACGACCTCCGCGGGACGGCTCGGGGCGCTCGCGCGGGCCGAGTTCACGCTCCTCGGGCGGAGCAAGGGCGTGCTGTTCACGGCGGTGTTCGTGCCGCTCGTCCTGCCCTTCAGCGTCTCCCGGACGGTGGACAAGGGCGATCTGCAGGGCGCCGGGCTGAACATCGGCACCGTCATGGCCTCCTCGGCGATCGCGTTCTCGCTGCTGTTCGCCGTGTACAGCTCGCTGGTGAGCGTGTACGCGTCGCGGCGCGAGGAGCTCGTCCTCAAGCGGCTGCGCACCGGGGAGCTGCGCGATCTGGAGATCCTCAGCGGGGCCGCGGTGCCGTCCGTCGTGATCGGGCTCGTGCAGTGCGCGGCGGTGGCCGTCGTGTGCGCGTTCGCGCTGGACGCGGGGGCGCCCGACGCGCCTCAACTGGTCCTGCTCGGTGTGCTGTTGGGCATTCCGCTGTGTGTCGCGCTGGCCGCCCTCACGACGGTCTTCAGCCGCAGTGTGGAGAGCGCCCAGGTCGCCGCGATGCCCATGCTGCTCGTGTCGATGGCCGGCTCCGGCGCCGTCGTGCCGCTCGAGGTCCTTCCGGACAAGATGGCGGCCGTGTGCGAGCTGCTGCCGCTGACGTCGGCGCTCACGCTGGTGCGGGGCGGCTGGAGCGGGAGCCTGTCCGGCGGGGAGTCCGTGAAGGCGATCGTCATCGCGGTGGCCTGGATTCTGGTCGCGGTGTTTGCTGTGCAGAAGCGGTTCCGGTGGGAACCGCGGCGTTGA
- a CDS encoding ABC transporter ATP-binding protein, whose protein sequence is MTTNERVIDVTDLRRVYGDKTKGSFEAVRGVSFSVGRGELFALLGTNGAGKTSTVELIEGLAAPAGGRVRVLGHDPHTERDRVRPRIGVMLQDGGFPSELSVTETVRMWAGCTSGARPIGEALEAVGLAKRGKVRVKQLSGGEKRRLDLALALLGRPEVLFLDEPTTGLDAEGRRDTWELVRRLRAEGTTVLLTTHYLEEAEELADRLAILHEGRIAAEGRVDEVVASQPSHISFELPDGYFVGDLPPLGSLGVEAHEVEGRLIRLRTDDLQRAATGVLVWARDAGIELRRLDVRGASLEEAFLRIAQDAKGSAGTPDREKEMAV, encoded by the coding sequence ATGACCACCAACGAGCGCGTGATCGACGTCACTGATCTGCGCCGCGTGTACGGGGACAAGACCAAGGGTTCCTTCGAGGCGGTGCGCGGAGTCAGCTTCTCCGTGGGCCGCGGCGAGCTCTTCGCCCTCCTCGGCACGAACGGCGCCGGAAAGACCTCCACGGTCGAACTCATCGAAGGACTCGCGGCCCCTGCCGGTGGCCGGGTGCGGGTGCTCGGACACGACCCGCACACCGAACGGGACCGGGTACGGCCCCGGATCGGGGTGATGCTGCAGGACGGCGGCTTCCCCAGCGAGCTGTCCGTCACCGAGACCGTACGGATGTGGGCCGGCTGCACGAGCGGGGCCCGGCCGATCGGCGAGGCCCTGGAGGCCGTGGGGCTCGCCAAGCGGGGGAAGGTGCGCGTCAAGCAGCTGTCCGGCGGCGAGAAGCGGCGGCTCGACCTCGCGCTCGCGCTGCTCGGGCGGCCCGAGGTGCTCTTCCTCGACGAACCGACCACCGGGCTCGACGCCGAAGGGCGCCGCGACACCTGGGAGTTGGTGCGCCGGCTGCGCGCCGAGGGCACCACCGTGCTGCTGACCACGCACTACCTCGAAGAGGCCGAGGAGCTCGCCGACCGGCTCGCGATCCTGCACGAAGGCCGGATCGCCGCCGAGGGCCGCGTCGACGAGGTCGTCGCGTCGCAGCCCTCGCACATCTCCTTCGAACTGCCCGACGGGTACTTCGTGGGCGACCTGCCGCCGCTGGGCTCGCTCGGCGTCGAGGCGCACGAGGTCGAGGGCCGGCTGATCCGGCTGCGCACCGACGATCTGCAGCGGGCCGCCACCGGGGTGCTCGTGTGGGCCAGGGACGCGGGCATCGAACTGCGGCGCCTCGATGTACGCGGCGCCTCGCTGGAGGAGGCGTTCCTGCGGATCGCGCAGGACGCCAAGGGCTCCGCGGGGACTCCGGACCGTGAGAAGGAGATGGCGGTATGA
- a CDS encoding histone-like nucleoid-structuring protein Lsr2, translating to MAQRVVVTLSDDIDGGEAAETIRFGLDGSSYEIDLNRANAHQLREALAPYLEAGRKRSGKTGKAYKRTDLSPDPAAVRAWARSNHFDVPPRGRIPKRVYEAFAAAN from the coding sequence GTGGCGCAGCGTGTCGTGGTCACTCTCTCTGACGACATCGACGGCGGGGAAGCGGCGGAAACCATTCGCTTCGGTCTCGACGGCTCGTCGTACGAGATCGACCTCAATCGAGCCAATGCGCATCAGCTCCGCGAGGCGCTGGCCCCCTACCTGGAGGCGGGCCGCAAGCGTTCGGGGAAGACCGGCAAGGCGTACAAGCGCACGGACCTGAGCCCGGACCCGGCCGCCGTCCGCGCCTGGGCCCGCTCGAACCACTTCGACGTACCGCCGCGCGGCCGCATCCCGAAGCGGGTCTACGAGGCATTCGCCGCGGCCAACTGA
- the purS gene encoding phosphoribosylformylglycinamidine synthase subunit PurS, with amino-acid sequence MPVARVVVDVMLKPEILDPQGQAVQRALPRLGFDGISDVRQGKRFELEVDGPVDDAALARIHELAETFLANTVIENFTVKVEEPAVGAEK; translated from the coding sequence GTGCCAGTGGCACGCGTCGTAGTCGACGTCATGCTCAAGCCGGAGATCCTCGACCCCCAGGGCCAGGCGGTGCAGCGCGCGCTGCCGCGCCTCGGTTTCGACGGCATCTCCGACGTACGTCAGGGAAAGCGTTTCGAGCTCGAAGTGGACGGGCCGGTGGATGACGCCGCTCTTGCCCGTATCCATGAGCTGGCGGAAACCTTCCTCGCCAACACCGTGATCGAAAACTTCACCGTGAAGGTGGAAGAGCCTGCGGTGGGGGCCGAAAAGTGA
- the purQ gene encoding phosphoribosylformylglycinamidine synthase subunit PurQ: protein MTARIGVVTFPGSLDDRDTQRAIRLAGAEPVALWHKDKDLKQVDAVVLPGGFSYGDYLRAGAISRFSPVMETLIEQAKAGLPVLGICNGFQVLTEAHLLPGAMLGNDHLHFICRDQKLRVENAGTAWTSDYEAGQEIHIPLKNMDGRYVADERTLDMLEAEGRVAFRYVDYNPNGSLRDIAGITNEAGNVVGLMPHPEHAVEPLIGSGRTDGLPFFTSILKKLVAAS, encoded by the coding sequence GTGACCGCTCGTATTGGCGTCGTCACCTTTCCCGGTTCCCTCGATGATCGCGACACTCAGCGCGCGATCCGGCTTGCCGGTGCGGAGCCGGTCGCGCTCTGGCACAAGGACAAGGACCTGAAGCAGGTCGACGCGGTCGTCCTGCCCGGTGGTTTCTCGTACGGCGATTACCTGCGCGCGGGCGCCATTTCGCGTTTCTCGCCCGTCATGGAGACGCTGATCGAGCAGGCGAAGGCGGGCCTTCCCGTCCTCGGGATCTGCAACGGATTCCAGGTCCTCACCGAGGCCCACCTGCTCCCCGGCGCCATGCTCGGCAACGACCACCTGCACTTCATCTGCCGCGATCAGAAGCTGCGGGTGGAGAACGCCGGTACGGCCTGGACGTCCGACTACGAGGCGGGCCAGGAGATCCACATCCCGCTGAAGAACATGGACGGCCGCTACGTCGCCGACGAGCGCACGCTCGACATGTTGGAGGCGGAGGGCCGCGTCGCTTTCCGGTACGTGGACTACAACCCCAACGGTTCGCTCCGTGACATCGCCGGCATCACGAACGAGGCGGGCAACGTCGTCGGTCTGATGCCGCACCCGGAGCACGCCGTCGAGCCCCTCATCGGGTCCGGCCGCACCGACGGCCTCCCGTTCTTCACCTCGATCCTCAAGAAGCTGGTCGCCGCCTCATGA